Within the Polymorphobacter megasporae genome, the region CCTCGATAAGGGTGACGGCGTGAGGCAGGAAGGCCTCTCCCTCGGACGTCAGCGAGAGGGATCGCGTCGTGCGGTGGAACAGTCGCGCGCCCAACCGGGCTTCAAGGCCGGCCAACCTGCGGCTGACGAACATCGGCGTCATGCCCAGCTGTCGAGCCGCCGCCGATAGGCTGCCGACCGCCGCAATCGCGCGAAAAAGAGCTACGTCTTCGAGATCCACATCATAACGATAATCGATATAATGCTTATCACCCAGCACATCTTTTGATGGCCTACCGCAAAGGCTAAATCTTAGCTCAACACATAAGCGATCCTTAGCTTTCGAGATGTAGGCGCCGGATTTGAAGGTCTGAACTATGAACGTTGACACTAGCGCGCTTTTTGCGCCGATCGTTATAAAACGTCACACCGTGGCAAACCGCTTCTCGGTCGCGCCGATGACGCGCATCTCGGCGACCGAGGAAGGCCGGGCGACCGAAAGGATGACGCGCTACTACGAGCGTTTTGCCCGGGGTGGCTTCGGGACGGTCATCACCGAAGGCATTTACACCGATCAGGCATTCTCGCAGGGCTACGTCAATCAGCCCGGCATAACCAACGAGGCGCAGGCCAATGCCTGGAAGCCGGTCGTCAGCGGCCTCAAGGCACACCGTACGCTAGCCGTAGCCCAACTCATGCATGCCGGCGCTATCAGCCAAAGCAACCGCTTTTGCGGCAGCACCGTGGGTCCGTCATCCCTCCAGCCGAAGGGAGAACAGATGACGTTCTATCACGGCAAGGACCGCTACGGTCTGCCGGCCGCGATGACGGAGGCGCAGATCGCCGACGCCATCGACGGCTTTGCCGAGTCAGCGGGCGCGCGATTGAAGTAGCCGGCTTTGAGGCGATCGAAATCCATGGCGCCAACGGATACCTTCTCGACCAGTTTTTGACCGACTACATCAACAACCGGACCGATCAGTGGGGCGGCAGCACGGAAAACCGTGTGCGATTGATCCTCGAAACGTTGAAGGCGGTGCGTGCAAAGGTCGGTGCCAGGGTGCCGGTCGGCGTCCGCCTGTCTCAGGGCAAGGTGAACGACTATCACCACAAGTGGGCGGGCGGCGAGCGCGATGCCGAGATCATCTTCGGCAGCCTCGCCGATGCTGGCGCCGATTTCATCCATGTTACCGAGTTCGAGGCATGGCAGCCTGCGTTCGCCGAGGGCGGCCCCTCCCTGATGCGTCTCGCCAAGCGCTATGCACCCAAAGCGGTGATCCTTGCCAACGGCAGTCTGCACGACATCGCGCGGGCGGCGGCCGCGCTGAACGAAGGTGCCGATATCATCACCATAGGCCGGGGTGCTCTGGCGAACCCCGACCTGCCCAGGCGCCTGTCCGATCGGGCCGTCCTCAACGACTTCGATCCGGCGATCATCGGACAGATCGCCGACGTCAAGGAAACCGAACTGAAGATGTGAAGTGCCAGCGTTCGCGACGACGGGTCGAAGCGATCGTGGTTGGGATTGCTCGCACACCGACGCATGTCTGCAATCGTCCGTCTGGGCGAAGATTACCGTGCCACTGTCGAGACACGGTAAAAGGAGTTTGATAATGATGCGGTCGCGCGACAGCCTTAGTGGCTTGCTTTTCGCTCTATGTTTGACCGCATCGCTACCGGCAGGTGCCGTATCGGGGCAGGCATCGCGGACGTCGTACGCCATGACATCAGAGCTGTGGCAGGGCGAAAAGGTTACATTCGAAGGTGCGGAGGGGTTTCCGAACGGGCGTATGACTGTCGTCGACGGGTTTGCGACGCTGAAGGATGCCGTGTTCACCGAAGGCACGGTCGAGTTCGACATGAAGCCACTGGCATTCGCTGATACGGGTATTTAGATTCATCGCCAGGACGCGGACATGGCCGAATTCATTTACCTGCGTGCAGACCCCGATTGCCCCGCGGCGAATGATTGCGTCCAGTACGCGCCAATTACGCACGGCCGCATGCAATGGAACATCTATCCACAGTATCAGAGCAGTGCGCCGATCTCCGAGAGGGGATGGAATCATCTGCGGATCGTGGTGACCGGCGAGCGCTTGCGTCTTTTCGTCAATCGCGAAAACGAGCCATCGATCGATGTGCCTCGACTTCAGGGGTTGGCCGGGACCGGCGGCATTGCCGTTAAAGGGCCAGCGGTGTTCGCCAATTTAATCATTCGGCCAGGCGATCGGGGCGAACCTACCGTGCCACCGCTTCAAGGCGATCAGCATGGGCTTGTCCGTCACTGGCTGCTCGCTCCCCCTACCTTGGCGCCGGCTGATCGTGCTCCGACACTCGCGGACGCTCCATCGAGCGATTGGCGACCGCTCGAGACGGAGGCCAATGGCATGGCCAATATCAGTCGTGCGATGCCCCACGATGCAACACCGACTCTGACGCTGGCTTGGCTGAAGCTGGCGATCAACGCCGCTACGGCTGGAGAGCGGGTCGTGGATCTAGGTTTTTCCACCCGTGCATGGCTCTTCCTCAACGGAAGACAGGTCTATGCCGGCGAAAACCTCTATTATCCGGAAGGAAAGAGACTGACACCGGAAGGCCGAATCGCTCCCGACAACGCCAAGGTAAAACTGGTGCTGCACAAAGGTACGAACGAGCTTGTCCTCGCCATCGATAACGCGTGGCGGACCTCGACAGGGCCGATCAAGCCGACGCCTTATGGTTGGGCGGGAATGGCTCGCTTTGAGGAAGCAGAAGGCTTGGCTCTTCAACCGTGAAAGCTGCTCAATTCGCCGAGAAGGTCGCTTCAAACCAGCTGACGAAAGCGCGGGCCTTGGCCGTCGGCAGTCTCCCAGTCGGAAAAAGGGCCCACAAGTCTGCGTTGGGAAGCTCCCAATCGGTAAGCACCGGAACCACGCTCCCGTTCGCAAGCTCTGGTTGCATCACCCACCGCGAGCTGATCGCGAGGCCAAGGCCTGCAATTACTGCCTCCCGAACACCCTCGGCCGCACTGAATGAAAGCCGGGTGGGTACACGCACTGACGTATCCTCACCCCCGCGACGAAAACGCCATTCTTCCGCAATCAGCCCCTGAGTGTAGACAAGCGCGGTGTGCTCGAGCAGGTCACCTGGAGTAGACGGAGTGCCCATCCGCGCGAGATACGTCGGGCTCGCAACGACAAGTCGCTCGCACGTGGCCAGTTTTCGCGCGGTCAGGCTCGAATCCATTAGCTCTCCCCCACGCAGCGCGACGTCGATGTTCTCGCCCATCAAGTCAACGAAGCGATCGTCCAAGACAAAATCGACCCGAAGATCCGGATGCGTGTCAAGAAAACTGCCGATCCTTGGAATGACATGTAGTCTCGCGAAGGTGACGGGCGCGCTGACGCGCAGCCGCCCGTCGAGGCCTTTGCTTAGTCCGCGGGCCGCAGTCTCAGCCTCATCGGCTTCCGCGAGAGTGCGGCGCGCTCGCTCGTAGAAAGCCTGGCCAGCTTCGGTCGTGTGAAGTTGGCGCGTCGAGCGGACCAGAAGCCGCACCTGGAGACGATCTTCCAGTGCGGCAATTAATTTCGACACATTGGGCTGGCCGATTTGCAGGTCGCGCGCGGCGGCTGAGAAGGAACCGGTCTCAACGACACGGACAAAGACGGCCATCGCATGCAAACGATCCATCGCCGCGCCGCCTATTCTATATCGGAATAAGTCATATCGCCCTTACCGCTCTACTGCAATGATCCAGAATAGCCCAATTGGACGTCACGCCAGCGATGGTGCTGAACCGGCAGGGAGAGCTCAATGAACTTTCAAGAAACTTTTGCGATGATCGCGCGGTCCGGCTTGCCGCTGCAAGGCAAGCTCGACGCGTTCGAGGTCGAATTCGATACTCGCCTCGCACCCCCGGCGGTAGTCGAAGCCTTGCATCGCTCCGTCGATGAACTGATTGAGTCCGGTGCGCCGGCTCGCGCACTGAAGGTCGGCGAAGTCGCACCGGAGTTCAGCCTCCCTGACCCCGACGGCAACACGGTCGCTTCCAAGACGCTCTTAGCCAAAGGGCCGCTGGTGGTCACCTTCTATCGCGGCATTTGGTGTCCGTTCTGCAACTACGACCTGACCGCGCTTGAAGAAAGCCGCTTGGAGATCGAGGCGCGTGGTGCGAGCCTCGTCGCAATCTCGCAGCAGACGGCGCCTAACAGCCGCAAATCGCAGCGCCAGAACGGGCTCGGCTTCCCGATTCTGGGCGACCATGGCGGTGAGGTCGGCGCAAGGTTCAACGTTCGCTGGACATTGCCTGACTATGCGCGTGTCGCGCACAAGACGCTCGGCGCCGACCTGGCGCAGTTCAACGGCGAGGACAGCTGGACCCTGCCGATGCCTGCGCGATACGTCATCGCGCAGGACGGAACGATCGTCTACGCAGAAGTGAACGCCGATTACACGCGGCGCCCCGAGCCATCGGCGGTCTTTCCGGTCCTGGAACAGCTGGCGCGTAAGCGGGCCGCCTGACGCCTCTTTACCGTTGCTTAGCCTCTACTGCGGTGCCTTGGAGCACCCGAGGTTGGCTACGCCAAGGATCTGAGCTGGTGATGTCAAGCCAACTTAGTACTGCGCGCACGACCGCGTACGCACGCCCAACAAAAGGAATAATGAAATGGCCAAGTTTGCGTTACTCGTTGAGATGAAGGCCAAGCCAGGAAAAGAAGCCGAGGTCGAGGCATTTCTCGCAAAGGAGGCGTCGCTGGTGAAAGGCGAGCCTGGCACCCTGACCTGGCACGCCGCAAAGATCGAAGGCGAACCGGGGGTCTATCGGGTATTCGACACGTTCGGAGACGAAACGGCCCGCGAAGCCCATCTGAACGGTGAAGCCGGACAGGAGTTCGTCGACAAGGCGGGTGAGCTGTTCTTAGAGGCCAAAATCAGTCGCCTGCAGGTGGTCGCACACAAGTAATACCGTACGTCGGCTCTTGAACTGCCAAATCTCGAACGAACTTGGGCGGTTTGGCGCAACGGAGACTCCGACCGCCCATCTTCAAGAGAAAAATTCCTTGGAAAGACATCCGGTAGAAGTTCGCCAATCTCCGAATTATAACTGCGAAACTGCCGACATCGCTGCAAAGGACTTTTATGATCTCTCGTCTTGCCGTCTGCGCGATCTTGATCGCGTCAATCGCCGATGTGGCTATGGGGCGGGAGCTGCCACCGCTTCCAGTATTGACTGAGAGTCCCTGGAACGGCGACTGGATCCTCAGCCCGACGCGCAATACCCCGGAGATCAAAGAGGCCGCAGCGGATGGCTATCGCTTTCACCTACAGCCGGACGGTCGCATCCGCTGGGAAATCCCATCTCTGCAAGAGGTGGTGGAGGGCCGAATGGATGGACAGGCTATGGCTATTCGGCGTCTCAAGCCAACAACCCTAACCTTAGCGGTTTCGGCACAAGGTCCTCGCGTCCTCATCTATCACTTAGTCAGAAATGGAAAGCCCGAAGGCGAAGGGCGGATGACTTTGGTGGATCAGGGCAAGGCCTGGGTAGATATATCCCAGCCCGCCGGACGGCCTGATCTTGCTGGCGCAGTAATCTATGTGCGACCCGACGCGACGAACCACTAGGCGCGGCTTTGTAGTTAGGAACACGACCCGGCCCAGCAGATGACAAACTCTGCTGGGCCTCAACGCCGGCGGGATGTTTATGCGATACCGCAAAGTCGGCGGACAAAGGCGGCCACGCCGGGAGCGACGACCTCGGGTGCCTCCTCCGGAGTATAATGGTTTCAGGCCACCGGAATTTCCTCCTGGTTGGCGAAGGTCCTTCAAAAAGCGACTTGGTCCGGATTGCTATCGAGGATGCCCGGCGTTGCATGAAAATAAAGCTTGGGCACCGGGCTTGCCGCCAACCATCGCGAAGAGGCCATGACCGCCTCGGCCACGTCCGCCGGGTCGCCTGAAATGGGAAGCTGGCGCGGCCAGCTCAACGTCGGCCGCCGGTTCTCGCCCGGGATCAGGAAGGGGCGGCGGTACTCCGCTTTGACCGCGTCGGACAGCGGACGCTCAATGCTTCCGAAGAGAACCTGCTCGACATAGGCATTTTGCTGCAGGACCATCGCGTCGCCAGCGGACGACCGCATTGCCTCGAACGCAGGTCGCATGGATTCGTTGAAGTCACTCCAATCGAGCGGCATCACGATCGACTCCATATAGGCGATGCCCTGCACTCGGTCGGATTGCTTGCTCGCATAGTCGAAGGCGAGCGCCGAGCCCCAATCGTGGACAACGAAGATAAGGTTGTGGCCAAGATTGCACCGCTCGTGGACGATTTGGAGGTTCGCCGGTTCGTGCAGGACCCCCGTGGCCGCTGCAACAGCGCTCGTGGAGCGCCGTTTCTGCGACGCGATCGACGCAGGAGAAGTCCCGTCTGACTTCCTGTTGCCGCGCGCGCGATCCAGGTTCTCGACCTTGGCCGCGGTCTGACGACGCGTGCGTAGTTGGGCACGCAGCGCAAAATGCTCCTGAAGGACGCCGAGCAAGCGGCGGACCTGGTGCTTCTCCCAATGCATGAGAGGGCCATGCCAGACAGCCAAAACGGAATATGAGTGAGCGACCGGTTTCGCGAAGCGGCAAGGGTCACATGAGTGGCCGCATTTAGGTCTCGCTTCCGTCAAGCGGTCCGGTGGGGCGAACCAAGTTCGCCGCCAGCGCATGGATTGCCTATTGAAAGCCGGACTTTGGATCTTCTCGACGAAGCTTCAGCTTTGACGAGGTCCACTTTTGCTATCTGGTCGTGTATAAGCCACCAGTCTGCGATCAACCTCAATCCGAAATGCGGGACAGGTGAACGAACGGCTGTTTCTGAAAAGCGGCCGCGACTCGCCGAGCGTCCGACTTTCAGTCCTCTCATTGTAAGTCTCTGCGGGCGGCGTGCCTCACGCCGCCCGCAGTACGGGTATTTAGGTCGCCAAATGCAACGGAACGGTTGAACGCCGGGCGCGGATCGCAAGGCCAGTCGCGGTGAAACCAATGATCAACATTCCCCAAGTGGCGGGCTCGGGAACGGCGAGCACGCTTTCGCCGATGGTGAGTGACGCGGTCGGTGGGCCGCCCAGGAAACGTATGTCGCCCGTGCCAACGAATGTCCCCCTCGCGTGGGCGAACTTCCCGCTTCCCCCAGTGACAAGGAAGCTCTGCACGTTATCGATTACGCTGGCGACGCCCGAGTTCGACAGGACCCCGGAATAGGTCCCGAACAACGACCCGCCGTTGGTGAAGCTGTAGGTAAAGCGGCCATCGTAGTAGGGCGTGTCGGCTGCGCCCACAGCGATCGGAGGACCGCTATCGAGGCAGTGGGACTGGACGGAGGTGAAGGCGCCGAGGTTCGATGAGCCGGTCGCATAGAAGGGACCGTGGTTGCCGATATTGACCGTCAGTGAGGGACAGCGGCCACCGGATGCAGCCGGAGGGTTCGTGTTGGCGAAGCTGCCGCTGAATATCAGACTGCCCGCCGACAGCGGCGATGCAAACGCTACGGTCAAGGTTGCGAGAAGGACAGGAATCTTCACGATGGGTTCTCCGGTGACACGGGGCTGCTGCCCGCGCTTCTCGGTTGCCTCGACGGTGGCCGAGGCGATAGGACGCCTTGGCGACTTTTTGCCGACTTTTTGCCGACCATCCGGGAGAGGCCGACGGCGATGATCGATCTGGCCCGCTCTTCTGATTTCGCGCTCGGCCCGATCGCGGTCCGACCGTCGTCGCGTGAGCTGGTAGGGGCTGCCGGCGCAGTCATGGTCGAGCCGAAGGTAATGCGGGTACTGATCGCACTATCGCAAGCAGACGGCCGCGTCGTGCCGCGTGACGACCTCGTCAATAGCTGCTGGGATGGCCGCATCGTGGGGGACGACGCGGTCAATCGCGTCATCGGCAAGCTGCGCCGCGTCGCCGAGGAGGTCGGCGGCGGAGCCTTCAGGATCGAAACGGTCGCTCGCACCGGCCACCGCCTGATCTGCGAGCAGCCAAAGATACCCGCGGCCGTCGCAGAGGCACTCCCCGCCGCCCATCAGCGCCGGATAAGGCTGCCGGTGGTGATATGTGCCGCCGTGCTCCTGGTGATTTGCACGTTCGCGTGGTTTTACGCCGATCGCCCCAAAACCCCCGCGGCTGTGGTCCATCAGGGTCTGCCGGCCGCGGTCACCGACCTCGAGACGCGAGGCCTCGCATCGATGTTCGAGAACGCGCCCGATCGGACGGCAGAGGGCGTCGACTACCTGCGCCAAGCGACCGTGCTTGCACCACGCGCGGCACCGGTCTGGGGATCGCTGGCGATGAGCTACGTCCTCAGCCTCGGCTGGGCACCTCCAGAGGAGCGCGCCGCGGTCGTCGCCAGGGTGCGAAGCGCCGCGAATCGTGCTCTCGGGCTCGATCCGCGAGAAGCTCGGTCGGCGGCGGCGCTGGTGAGTGTTCAGCCGACGTTTGGCCAGTGGTCCTCGAAGGACGCGGCGCTCGGCGCTGCCTCATCGCGAGCGTATCCCGATTTCGGTCCGCTTGCCTATCAACGGGTGCAGTTTCTGATGGCTACCGGCCAAAACCGCGCGGCGCTGGCGGCGATGCGTCCGATCATTGCAACATCGCCACTGGTTCCGTGGGTGCGGGCTGCATACATCGACCTTGTCGCTGCAAACGGTCGGCTGGAGGATGCCGATCGGGCTGCGGAGGAGGCAGGTCGGATCTGGCCACGGGATCGACTGATCTGGTTCACGCGGTTCGACCTCGCGATGTTCAATGGGCAACCCGAAAAGGCGCTAGCGCTGGCGGCTGACCGGTCGGGCTGGCCGAAGCAGACGAGTGCCGACGAAATCGAGCTCGCGGTGAAGACCGCGAAGGCATTGCAGAGTCGTGGCGACGACACGGCTCGTCTGTTGCAGACCCTCGTAACTGTTGCCCCGCACGGGCAGGTCGAAGCCGAGCGCGCGATTCGAGCAGCCGCCGCGTTGGGTCGACCGGATCTCGCGCTCGCCGTGGCGCGGCGCTTATTGACACACCGGCTTCTGGCCAATCCGCGCCGGACGGTGATCCCGTATATTGGTTTGCCGGCGAACACGGAGGTGCCGACTGCAACCCTGTTTTTGTCACCCGCCATTTCTTTAGCGCCCCAGCCAGGATTTCTTGATCTGATGCGGGACGTCGGACTTGTCGCGTACTGGCACCATGCTCGTCCGCCGGATTTCTGCTTCGACGAGCCATTGCGTACCTTGTGTCGCCGGGCGGGCATGTAGCCGCCTGACGAAACCACTGGAGGCAGTCGAAAAGCTCATAGCAATCATCGCGAGATGAAGATGAAGAGGGAACTGCTACGGGTAGCGGTTTGAGCCATCTGAATGGTTCGAATTAGGTCTTCTCGCCGCACAGAGGTGGCTAAACAAAGGTCCGCTTAATTGCGTTGGACGCCCGAAAGCGGATGAACCACTTACGGCCCCCTCGCTGTCGCCGGGAGGGAGCCGCGGGAGCGACGACGGAGTGAGGAGCGGACGGCCAGGTTTCCAGCACGATAACAATGTTGCGGCACTGGCCGTTAGATTGTCCGCGACGGAGGTGGAAAGGGCGCCCTGAGTGTCAGGTTACGGGCTTCTGCTGCCGAAAGCCGCGGCTCAATTTGCCTAATAGAAAGTCTCTGCTTCACGCATTAATCGTCGCAAATCCGCCGCATTTGGTGTGGTAGTAATTCTTTCGTGAATATGTCATACTAGCAATCGCTATTGTCGCCGAAGTTTGTGCTACGACTGCTATAAAACAGTCGAATGGTTTCACTCGTATGCCTTGGATATCTATCGCTGTTATCGGCTATGGTATTGCCCTCTACTTATTTTCGCTAACACTTAGGACGATTCCAACCGGGACTGCATACGCTATCTGGTCAGGCGTCGGCATCGTCCTGATTTCTGTCGCTGCATGGATATTTTATGATCAGAAGCTCGATGCTGCTACTTTTATTGGTATGGGCCTGATTATTGCCGGCGTCATTGTAATTAACGCTTTTTCGAACGCATCTGCGCACTGAAAGATGGCGGCTTAACTCCTACCTTAAGCC harbors:
- a CDS encoding DUF1080 domain-containing protein gives rise to the protein MAEFIYLRADPDCPAANDCVQYAPITHGRMQWNIYPQYQSSAPISERGWNHLRIVVTGERLRLFVNRENEPSIDVPRLQGLAGTGGIAVKGPAVFANLIIRPGDRGEPTVPPLQGDQHGLVRHWLLAPPTLAPADRAPTLADAPSSDWRPLETEANGMANISRAMPHDATPTLTLAWLKLAINAATAGERVVDLGFSTRAWLFLNGRQVYAGENLYYPEGKRLTPEGRIAPDNAKVKLVLHKGTNELVLAIDNAWRTSTGPIKPTPYGWAGMARFEEAEGLALQP
- a CDS encoding LysR family transcriptional regulator; this encodes MDRLHAMAVFVRVVETGSFSAAARDLQIGQPNVSKLIAALEDRLQVRLLVRSTRQLHTTEAGQAFYERARRTLAEADEAETAARGLSKGLDGRLRVSAPVTFARLHVIPRIGSFLDTHPDLRVDFVLDDRFVDLMGENIDVALRGGELMDSSLTARKLATCERLVVASPTYLARMGTPSTPGDLLEHTALVYTQGLIAEEWRFRRGGEDTSVRVPTRLSFSAAEGVREAVIAGLGLAISSRWVMQPELANGSVVPVLTDWELPNADLWALFPTGRLPTAKARAFVSWFEATFSAN
- a CDS encoding peroxiredoxin-like family protein, which gives rise to MNFQETFAMIARSGLPLQGKLDAFEVEFDTRLAPPAVVEALHRSVDELIESGAPARALKVGEVAPEFSLPDPDGNTVASKTLLAKGPLVVTFYRGIWCPFCNYDLTALEESRLEIEARGASLVAISQQTAPNSRKSQRQNGLGFPILGDHGGEVGARFNVRWTLPDYARVAHKTLGADLAQFNGEDSWTLPMPARYVIAQDGTIVYAEVNADYTRRPEPSAVFPVLEQLARKRAA
- a CDS encoding putative quinol monooxygenase, with product MAKFALLVEMKAKPGKEAEVEAFLAKEASLVKGEPGTLTWHAAKIEGEPGVYRVFDTFGDETAREAHLNGEAGQEFVDKAGELFLEAKISRLQVVAHK
- a CDS encoding PEPxxWA-CTERM sorting domain-containing protein — translated: MKIPVLLATLTVAFASPLSAGSLIFSGSFANTNPPAASGGRCPSLTVNIGNHGPFYATGSSNLGAFTSVQSHCLDSGPPIAVGAADTPYYDGRFTYSFTNGGSLFGTYSGVLSNSGVASVIDNVQSFLVTGGSGKFAHARGTFVGTGDIRFLGGPPTASLTIGESVLAVPEPATWGMLIIGFTATGLAIRARRSTVPLHLAT
- a CDS encoding winged helix-turn-helix domain-containing protein — translated: MIDLARSSDFALGPIAVRPSSRELVGAAGAVMVEPKVMRVLIALSQADGRVVPRDDLVNSCWDGRIVGDDAVNRVIGKLRRVAEEVGGGAFRIETVARTGHRLICEQPKIPAAVAEALPAAHQRRIRLPVVICAAVLLVICTFAWFYADRPKTPAAVVHQGLPAAVTDLETRGLASMFENAPDRTAEGVDYLRQATVLAPRAAPVWGSLAMSYVLSLGWAPPEERAAVVARVRSAANRALGLDPREARSAAALVSVQPTFGQWSSKDAALGAASSRAYPDFGPLAYQRVQFLMATGQNRAALAAMRPIIATSPLVPWVRAAYIDLVAANGRLEDADRAAEEAGRIWPRDRLIWFTRFDLAMFNGQPEKALALAADRSGWPKQTSADEIELAVKTAKALQSRGDDTARLLQTLVTVAPHGQVEAERAIRAAAALGRPDLALAVARRLLTHRLLANPRRTVIPYIGLPANTEVPTATLFLSPAISLAPQPGFLDLMRDVGLVAYWHHARPPDFCFDEPLRTLCRRAGM
- a CDS encoding DMT family transporter is translated as MLAIAIVAEVCATTAIKQSNGFTRMPWISIAVIGYGIALYLFSLTLRTIPTGTAYAIWSGVGIVLISVAAWIFYDQKLDAATFIGMGLIIAGVIVINAFSNASAH